In a single window of the Papaver somniferum cultivar HN1 chromosome 8, ASM357369v1, whole genome shotgun sequence genome:
- the LOC113302074 gene encoding putative ABC transporter C family member 15, which produces MFDSNSISNFELLEGWKAGLKLITPCFWDELSILVQFGILGSALICFIQKKCGHRSGFVEEVAEKLPRSIRLGFVYSATVGCSVLLTGVHLLMLLRLVNGHEALCKSKILVFCQEILQVISWLITLLMVINLRQSRSLKLPGMLRVWWISSFLLSVIHTILDTRYILINHKSPGVGEYANFLGLIALTYLLGITVRGTTGISFITNSNTEPLLCNTEKHSEGKREKESPYSKATILQLITFSWLTPLFKVGYRKALEQDDIPDIDIKDSAELLSHSFGDCLRQVKERDSTRNPSIYMAIFLLIRKKAALNAIFAVVNAGASYVGPYLINDFVAFLSQKKNYSLKTGYIIAVAFLSAKMVEVIAQRQWIFGARQLGMRLRAALISHIYRKGLHLSSQSRQSHSSGEIINLMSVDIQRITDFIWYMNTVWMLPIQISLATYVLYINVGLGSFAGLAATLLVMACNIPLTRIQKSFQSKIMEAKDERMKATSEVLRNMKTLKLQAWDMKYLLKLENLRKIEYGWIWKSLRLSALSAFIFWGSPTLISAATFGACIVLGIPLTAGKVLSALATFRMLQDPIFSLPDLLSCIAQSKVSVDRVASYLQEDEIQEDAVIFVPKETSEVCIEIEKGRFSWDPESSIPTLDGIQLKVKRGMKVAVSGTVGSGKSSLLSCIIGEIPKILGTVRVSGTKAYVPQSPWILTGNVRDNILFGNPYDQVKYDRTIRACALTKDFELFQAGDLTEIGERGINMSGGQKQRIQLARAAYQDADIYILDDPFSAVDAHTGSQLFEECLMGILKDKTILYVTHQVEFLPAADIILMMQEGNIIQAGRFDELLKQNIGFELLVGAHSEALQSIFDVENSSRTSEKEMSSVETDIDSTTHHHLVGKHDSEQDLALEIIDKGGRLTQEEERETGSIDKEVYWSYLTLVWGGALIPLIILSQTSFQVLQIASNYWMAWASPVSTDSKPVVDMKFMFLVYIVLSVGGAFCVLARAYLVAIDGILTSQKLFANMLHSVLKAPMSFFDSTPTGRILNRASTDQSVLDLELPMRVGWCAFSIIQILGTIAVMSQVAWQVFVIFIPVTGICIWYQQYYTPTARELARLSGIQRAPYLHHFAESLAGAATIRAYDQEDRFMKTNLGLVDNESRPWFHNVSAMEWLSFRLNILSNLVFASSLVVLVSLPEGVINPSIAGLAVTYGLNLNILQASVIWNLCNAENKMISVERILQYSKLSSEAPLVIEECRPPSNWPEFGRICFKNFHIRYAEHLPSVLKNINCTIPGRKKVGVVGRTGSGKSTLIQALFRTVEPKEGSILIDDIDICQIGLHDLRSKLSIIPQDPTLFEGTVRGNLDPLEQFSDSEIWEALDKCQLGDIVRAKEEKLGSPVVENGENWSVGQRQLFCLGRALLKRSSVLVLDEATASVDTATDRVVQKIITREFENCTVVTIAHRIHTVIDSDLVLVLSEGRVVEYDTPAKLLEQEGSFFSKLIKEYSMRSKSFNNLANA; this is translated from the exons ATGTTTGATTCAAACAGTATATCAA ATTTTGAACTTCTTGAGGGGTGGAAAGCTGGATTGAAGTTGATCACACCATGTTTCTGGGATGAACTCAGCATATTAGTCCAATTCGGGATTCTTGGAAGTGCTCTAATCTGTTTCATACAGAAAAAATGTGGACATCGATCAGGATTTGTAGAGGAAGTAGCAGAAAAGTTACCCAGAAGCATAAGACTTGGTTTTGTCTACAGCGCCACTGTAGGTTGTTCTGTTTTACTAACAGGAGTCCACTTACTGATGCTTTTGAGACTGGTAAACGGGCACGAAGCCCTTTGCAAATCAAAAATCTTAGTTTTCTGTCAAGAAATCTTGCAAGTAATATCATGGTTAATCACATTGCTTATGGTTATCAACCTTCGCCAGTCGAGGTCTTTGAAGCTGCCAGGGATGTTAAGGGTCTGGTGGATTTCGAGCTTCTTATTATCCGTTATCCATACAATACTCGATACTCGTTACATTCTTATAAATCATAAATCTCCTGGAGTAGGCGAGTATGCCAACTTCCTTGGGTTAATTGCCTTGACGTACTTGCTAGGTATTACAGTCAGAGGGACAACAGGCATCAGCTTCATAACAAATAGCAACACAGAGCCTCTGCTGTGCAATACTGAAAAACATTCAGAAGGAAAACGAGAAAAAGAATCTCCTTACTCAAAGGCTACTATTCTCCAACTGATTACTTTCTCTTGGCTCACTCCTCTATTCAAAGTTGGATACAGGAAAGCACTTGAACAGGATGATATCCCAGACATTGATATCAAAGACTCTGCAGAATTGCTCTCTCATTCGTTTGGCGACTGTTTAAGACAAGTCAAGGAGAGAGATAGCACCAGAAACCCATCCATCTATATGGCAATCTTTCTTTTGATCAGGAAAAAAGCAGCACTCAACGCCATTTTTGCTGTGGTCAATGCCGGAGCATCATATGTTGGCCCGTACCTGATAAACGACTTTGTGGCGTTCTTAAGTCAGAAGAAGAACTACAGCTTAAAGACGGGCTACATAATAGCAGTAGCATTCTTAAGTGCTAAAATGGTTGAAGTGATTGCACAGAGGCAATGGATTTTTGGGGCGCGCCAATTAGGTATGCGTCTGAGAGCAGCTTTGATATCCCACATATATAGGAAGGGTCTTCATCTGTCCAGTCAGTCCAGACAAAGCCACAGCAGTGGGGAGATAATTAACCTCATGAGTGTTGATATTCAACGAATTACAGACTTCATCTGGTACATGAATACAGTGTGGATGCTGCCAATACAAATTTCGCTAGCAACCTACGTCCTATATATTAAtgtaggccttggttcatttgctGGCTTAGCAGCAACCTTACTAGTGATGGCTTGCAACATACCTCTTACAAGAATTCAGAAATCCTTCCAGTCAAAGATCATGGAAGCCAAGGACGAGCGAATGAAGGCTACATCAGAAGTTCTTCGAAACATGAAAACCCTGAAACTTCAAGCTTGGGATATGAAATACCTCCTAAAGCTTGAAAATTTGAGGAAAATTGAATATGGATGGATATGGAAATCGTTACGCTTATCAGCACTCTCGGCTTTTATCTTCTGGGGATCCCCCACATTAATATCTGCAGCGACTTTTGGAGCATGTATTGTACTAGGGATCCCACTAACAGCAGGGAAAGTCTTATCTGCACTGGCAACATTCAGAATGTTACAAGATCCGATATTTAGTTTACCAGACTTGCTATCATGTATTGCACAATCTAAAGTTTCAGTTGATAGGGTTGCATCATACCTCCAAGAAGATGAAATACAGGAAGATGCAGTCATTTTTGTTCCAAAAGAGACATCGGAGGTCTGCATCGAGATTGAGAAAGGCAGATTTAGTTGGGACCCTGAATCAAGTATTCCGACCCTTGATGGAATACAGTTAAAAGTGAAGAGAGGGATGAAAGTTGCAGTTTCTGGGACTGTCGGGTCAGGGAAGTCTAGTTTACTCTCGTGCATAATTGGAGAAATACCAAAGATTTTAGGGACAGTGAGAGTTAGTGGGACAAAGGCATATGTTCCTCAGTCCCCCTGGATATTAACTGGAAATGTAAGAGATAACATTCTCTTTGGGAATCCATATGATCAAGTCAAATATGatagaacaataagagcatgtgcATTGACAAAGGATTTTGAGCTCTTCCAAGCTGGAGACCTGACAGAGATAGGAGAGCGAGGGATTAATATGAGTGGAGGTCAGAAACAAAGGATACAACTTGCACGAGCTGCTTACCAGGATGCTGACATTTATATTCTCGATGACCCATTCAGTGCGGTTGATGCTCATACAGGAAGTCAACTTTTTGAG GAATGTCTGATGGGAATCCTCAAAGACAAGACTATACTTTATGTGACACACCAAGTAGAGTTTCTCCCAGCGGCTGATATAATTCTG ATGATGCAGGAAGGAAATATCATTCAAGCTGGAAGATTTGACGAACTTCTCAAACAGAATATTGGATTTGAGTTGTTGGTTGGTGCACATAGCGAAGCTCTACAATCAATCTTTGATGTCGAAAATTCGAGCAGAACGTCTGAAAAGGAAATGTCTTCAGTTGAAACAGACATAGATAGTACGACACATCATCATCTGGTTGGTAAACATGATTCAGAACAGGATCTCGCTCTAGAGATAATAGATAAAGGAGGGAGATTGACACAAGAGGAAGAGAGAGAAACAGGAAGTAttgacaaagaagtttattggtCATACTTGACCCTGGTATGGGGTGGTGCATTGATCCCATTGATAATCTTATCTCAAACTAGTTTCCAAGTATTACAGATAGCGAGCAACTACTGGATGGCATGGGCTTCTCCCGTCTCTACAGATTCCAAGCCAGTAGTAGACATGAAATTCATGTTCCTTGTGTATATAGTCCTATCCGTAGGAGGTGCATTTTGTGTATTGGCCCGAGCATATTTGGTAGCTATAGACGGCATTCTAACGTCACAAAAACTCTTCGCCAACATGCTTCATAGTGTGCTCAAGGCACCAATGTCTTTCTTTGATTCAACACCAACTGGAAGAATCTTAAATCGA GCATCTACGGATCAAAGTGTGCTGGATTTGGAATTACCCATGAGGGTAGGCTGGTGTGCTTTCTCAATCATTCAAATTCTGGGAACTATTGCAGTTATGTCACAGGTTGCATGGCAAGTATTTGTCATCTTCATCCCAGTGACGGGAATATGCATATGGTACCAG CAATATTATACACCTACTGCAAGAGAACTGGCACGCTTATCTGGGATTCAAAGAGCTCCATACCTCCATCACTTTGCAGAATCACTTGCAGGAGCTGCAACAATCAGGGCATACGACCAAGAAGACCGCTTCATGAAAACGAACCTAGGACTCGTTGATAATGAATCAAGGCCATGGTTTCACAATGTATCAGCCATGGAATGGCTTTCATTCAGACTGAACATATTGTCAAATCTTGTGTTTGCATCCTCATTAGTTGTCCTCGTGAGCCTACCTGAAGGAGTTATCAATCCAA GTATTGCAGGGCTAGCAGTGACATATGGTCTCAATTTGAACATACTTCAAGCATCTGTTATATGGAACTTGTGCAATGCAGAGAATAAAATGATTTCAGTAGAAAGGATATTGCAATATTCAAAACTAAGTAGTGAAGCCCCTTTAGTGATTGAAGAATGCAGACCACCAAGCAACTGGCCCGAGTTCGGAAGGATTTGCTTCAAAAACTTTCAC ATTCGCTATGCCGAACATCTTCCATCTGTCTTAAAAAACATAAACTGCACGATTCCTGGAAGAAAGAAAGTTGGAGTTGTAGGAAGAACAGGGAGCGGGAAATCGACTCTTATACAGGCTCTCTTTCGGACAGTGGAACCCAAAGAAGGAAGCATTCTAattgatgatattgatatttgCCAGATAGGTCTACATGATTTGAGATCGAAACTTAGCATCATTCCTCAAGACCCGACATTGTTTGAAGGAACTGTTAGAGGAAACCTCGATCCGCTAGAGCAATTCTCCGACAGTGAAATATGGGAG GCTTTGGATAAATGTCAACTAGGTGATATAGTACGTGCAAAGGAAGAAAAGTTAGGCTCACCAG TGGTTGAGAATGGAGAAAACTGGAGTGTGGGTCAAAGACAGTTATTCTGTCTTGGAAGGGCTTTGTTAAAGAGAAGTAGCGTGCTCGTTCTTGATGAAGCTACTGCATCTGTTGATACAGCTACGGACAGAGTTGTACAGAAGATCATTACTCGGGAGTTTGAAAATTGTACAGTTGTCACTATAGCTCACAGAATTCATACGGTCATAGATAGCGATCTTGTTCTTGTCCTTAGTGAAG GAAGGGTAGTGGAATACGACACACCAGCTAAGTTACTCGAACAAGAGGGTTCCTTCTTCTCAAAACTCATAAAGGAGTACTCTATGAGATCAAAAagtttcaacaatttagcaaatGCATAA